A single region of the Lactobacillus isalae genome encodes:
- a CDS encoding DUF4097 family beta strand repeat-containing protein produces the protein MKNNNKKFILIPLLSSLVILLSACSIIVSDHNDSKPEIKTTISNQGFNKLAVSAAISAISVKYGDKYKVEYAGPKNLKPTVNRKNGILTIKQSASGVHHVNGDPIITITIPKRLLKDMTLSTNDGDIEVENIATTNSISIDTNDGDIDINNLKAPSGKINTNDGDIKINKLSSKNGFKVNTDDGDIKITLSSFTGYKLNISDGDIKVKNRSSNDFFVENPNSSNVLTASTQDGDIKIK, from the coding sequence ATGAAAAATAATAATAAAAAGTTTATCTTAATACCCTTATTATCTTCACTAGTAATCCTACTTTCAGCCTGTAGTATTATTGTTTCAGACCATAATGATAGTAAACCAGAAATAAAAACCACGATCAGTAATCAAGGTTTCAATAAACTTGCAGTTTCGGCAGCTATTTCTGCTATTTCTGTTAAATACGGAGATAAATATAAAGTCGAATATGCTGGCCCTAAAAATTTAAAACCAACTGTTAATAGAAAAAACGGTATATTAACTATTAAACAATCGGCTTCTGGTGTCCACCATGTTAATGGGGATCCTATAATTACCATTACGATACCTAAGCGGCTTTTGAAAGATATGACTTTATCCACTAATGACGGCGATATTGAAGTTGAAAATATTGCAACTACCAATTCAATATCTATTGATACAAATGATGGCGATATTGATATTAATAACCTAAAAGCTCCAAGTGGAAAAATTAATACAAACGATGGTGATATCAAAATTAACAAATTAAGTAGCAAAAATGGCTTTAAAGTTAACACAGATGATGGTGATATAAAGATAACTCTATCTAGTTTTACTGGTTATAAACTAAATATAAGTGACGGTGATATTAAAGTTAAGAATCGCTCTTCTAATGACTTCTTCGTTGAAAACCCAAATAGCTCTAATGTATTAACGGCTTCTACACAAGACGGCGATATCAAAATTAAATAG
- a CDS encoding C69 family dipeptidase yields MKQTECTTILVGKDATIDGSTMIARSEDGGRTIIPERFDVVMPKDQPKHYESVISHQKIDDEDLLPNPLRYTSAPDASGENGIWAAAGINSDNIAMTATETITTNSRIQGIDPLLEEGGLGEEDFVTLTLPYIHSAYEGVERVGYLLEKYGTYEMNGMAFSDKNEIWYLETIGGHHWAARRIPDDAYVIAPNRLNIDEFYFDDDDFASSKDLKDLIEEYHLNPDLEGYNLRHIFGSSTIKDAHYNNPRAWYIHNYFDPEFGGEPSDQDQPFICHANRKISIEDIKWAESSHYQDTPFDAYGDQGNAEQKKTFRPIGINRNFETHILQIRNDVPEKIAGVQWLAFGPNTFNSMVPFYTNITTTPASFQTGPKFNLNKIFWLNKLTAQLGDTNFRVYGELEADFEQKSLAQCHKIQHETDKEAKKYSGDELQDKLNEANQKMADVVYNNTVELLGNMVNEGHGLMTLKYDLLD; encoded by the coding sequence ATGAAGCAAACCGAATGTACTACTATCTTAGTCGGAAAAGATGCAACTATTGATGGCTCAACCATGATTGCACGGAGTGAAGATGGCGGTCGTACTATTATTCCTGAAAGATTCGACGTTGTAATGCCAAAAGATCAACCTAAGCACTACGAAAGCGTAATTAGCCACCAAAAAATTGATGACGAAGATCTTCTTCCTAACCCTCTCCGCTACACTAGTGCACCTGATGCATCTGGTGAAAATGGAATCTGGGCAGCTGCTGGTATCAACTCAGATAATATTGCTATGACTGCAACTGAAACAATTACTACTAACTCACGTATTCAAGGAATCGATCCCTTGCTTGAAGAAGGTGGTTTAGGTGAAGAAGACTTTGTCACTCTGACCTTGCCTTACATTCATTCTGCATACGAAGGTGTTGAACGTGTAGGTTACTTACTTGAAAAATACGGTACCTATGAAATGAACGGTATGGCATTTTCTGATAAAAATGAAATTTGGTATCTTGAAACTATTGGTGGCCACCACTGGGCAGCTCGTCGCATCCCAGATGATGCTTACGTAATTGCACCTAACCGTTTAAACATTGATGAATTCTACTTTGATGACGATGACTTTGCATCGTCCAAGGATCTCAAAGATTTAATTGAAGAATACCACTTAAATCCAGATCTTGAAGGCTACAATTTACGTCATATCTTTGGTTCATCAACAATCAAAGACGCTCACTACAATAACCCTCGTGCTTGGTACATTCACAACTACTTTGATCCTGAATTTGGCGGTGAACCAAGCGATCAAGATCAGCCATTCATTTGCCATGCTAACCGTAAAATCAGCATTGAAGATATTAAATGGGCAGAAAGTTCCCACTACCAAGACACTCCTTTTGATGCATACGGTGATCAAGGAAATGCCGAACAAAAGAAGACCTTCCGTCCAATTGGTATTAATAGAAACTTTGAGACCCATATTTTACAAATTAGAAATGATGTTCCAGAAAAAATCGCCGGTGTTCAATGGTTAGCATTCGGTCCAAATACCTTTAATAGCATGGTTCCTTTCTATACTAATATCACCACTACTCCTGCAAGCTTTCAAACTGGTCCTAAATTTAACTTAAACAAAATTTTCTGGTTAAACAAATTAACTGCACAATTAGGTGACACCAATTTCCGCGTTTATGGTGAATTAGAAGCTGATTTTGAACAAAAGAGTCTTGCACAGTGCCATAAAATCCAACATGAAACTGATAAAGAAGCCAAAAAATACTCTGGCGACGAACTTCAAGATAAGCTTAATGAAGCAAACCAAAAGATGGCTGATGTTGTCTACAACAACACTGTTGAATTACTAGGTAATATGGTAAATGAAGGTCATGGATTAATGACTTTGAAATACGATTTACTTGATTAA
- the glyA gene encoding serine hydroxymethyltransferase, translated as MNYGEKAPVLWDAIKNEEKRQENTIELIASENIVSDAVREAQGSVLTNKYAEGYPGKRYYGGCQYIDQVEQLAIDYAKKLFNAKYANVQPHSGSQANMTVYNALLKPGDTILGMGMDAGGHLTHGSKVNFSGKIFNSVSYDLNPETEELDFEKIRRIALDNKPKLIIAGASAYSRIIDWQKFREIADEVGAYLMVDMAHIAGLVATGVHPSPIPIADVVTTTTHKTLRGPRGGMILSNNKELGKKIDSALFPGTQGGPLEHVIAAKAQAFYEDLQPEFSNYIEQVIKNAQAMAVEFKKSEKIRVVSGGTDNHLMIIDITKTGVTGKDAQNLLDSVNITTNKESIPGDKRSPFITSGLRIGTPAITSRGFKKNDAREVAKIIIKVLDNPEDKNVLAEIKSSVKSLVDKHQIK; from the coding sequence ATGAATTATGGAGAAAAGGCACCAGTACTTTGGGATGCAATTAAGAATGAAGAAAAAAGACAAGAAAATACTATCGAGTTAATTGCATCAGAAAATATTGTTTCCGATGCTGTCAGAGAGGCACAAGGATCTGTTTTAACAAATAAGTATGCAGAAGGCTATCCTGGCAAGCGGTACTATGGTGGTTGTCAGTATATTGATCAAGTAGAACAATTAGCGATTGATTATGCTAAAAAATTATTTAATGCTAAATACGCAAATGTTCAGCCACATTCTGGTTCACAAGCTAATATGACAGTTTATAATGCTTTGCTAAAGCCGGGAGACACAATTTTAGGCATGGGAATGGATGCTGGCGGTCACTTAACTCATGGCTCAAAAGTTAATTTTTCAGGTAAGATTTTTAATTCTGTTAGCTATGACTTAAACCCTGAAACTGAAGAATTAGATTTTGAAAAAATTAGACGAATTGCGTTGGATAATAAACCTAAGCTAATTATTGCTGGAGCTTCTGCATATAGCAGAATTATTGACTGGCAAAAGTTTCGTGAAATTGCGGATGAAGTTGGAGCTTACTTAATGGTAGATATGGCGCACATTGCAGGCCTAGTTGCTACTGGCGTACATCCAAGTCCAATTCCAATTGCTGATGTGGTTACTACAACTACTCATAAAACTTTACGCGGACCACGGGGTGGAATGATTTTATCTAATAATAAAGAATTAGGTAAAAAGATTGATTCTGCTCTTTTCCCAGGTACTCAAGGTGGTCCATTAGAACACGTAATTGCAGCAAAGGCCCAAGCCTTCTATGAAGACTTACAACCAGAGTTTTCTAATTATATTGAGCAAGTAATAAAAAATGCCCAAGCTATGGCAGTAGAATTTAAGAAGAGTGAAAAGATTCGCGTCGTCTCTGGTGGAACCGATAACCATTTAATGATTATTGACATTACTAAAACTGGTGTGACAGGAAAAGATGCACAGAATTTACTTGATTCAGTAAATATTACGACTAACAAAGAATCAATTCCTGGTGACAAGAGAAGTCCATTTATTACTAGTGGTTTGAGAATTGGAACACCAGCAATAACTAGTCGTGGATTTAAAAAAAATGATGCAAGAGAAGTTGCTAAAATTATTATTAAGGTTTTAGACAATCCTGAAGATAAAAATGTACTAGCGGAAATTAAAAGTAGTGTTAAGAGCTTAGTAGATAAGCATCAAATTAAATAA
- a CDS encoding LacI family DNA-binding transcriptional regulator gives MASIRDIAKMAGVSPASVSRILNNDSSFSINKNTRARVIEIANRVQYSKKKSERGPKSAGKKMTIGLILRHDAKTELSDPYFHEIHEGIEEEAAKWRLHVEVAFTMHEKNKDWASLSAYGAVIMVGEMTADAISQVKKYNQNLILIDATPKDPNISYICNDFVEKTYEILNYLYSLGHRNIAYIGGRSSIVDKEGKTIYQAGDARANAYHNWMKIKGLMEFDQAFITNWSTKEGLQSAEKVLELKSRPSAVVVGSDPMALGVYKAFSNHQVSIPNDISIVSFDDVEMTQYLTPTLSSVYINADEMGKLGVRLAKSMISEEIGASITVTVHSQLKIRESIAKKK, from the coding sequence ATGGCAAGTATTCGTGATATAGCGAAAATGGCCGGAGTTTCTCCAGCAAGTGTTTCAAGAATCTTAAACAATGATTCAAGTTTTAGTATTAATAAAAATACTAGGGCGCGAGTAATTGAAATTGCTAATCGAGTGCAGTATTCAAAGAAAAAGAGTGAACGTGGTCCAAAGAGCGCAGGTAAAAAGATGACTATCGGCCTAATTTTGCGTCATGATGCCAAGACTGAATTAAGTGATCCTTACTTTCATGAAATACATGAGGGAATTGAAGAAGAAGCTGCTAAGTGGAGGCTACATGTTGAAGTAGCCTTTACCATGCATGAAAAAAATAAAGATTGGGCAAGCTTAAGTGCATATGGAGCGGTCATTATGGTTGGAGAAATGACTGCTGATGCAATTTCTCAAGTGAAAAAATACAACCAAAATTTAATTTTGATAGATGCTACGCCAAAAGATCCAAATATTAGTTATATTTGTAATGATTTTGTTGAAAAAACATATGAGATATTGAATTATCTTTATTCTTTAGGACATAGAAATATAGCTTATATTGGCGGTAGATCAAGTATTGTTGATAAAGAAGGAAAGACTATTTACCAAGCTGGCGATGCTCGCGCAAATGCCTACCATAATTGGATGAAGATAAAGGGTTTAATGGAATTTGACCAAGCTTTTATTACTAATTGGTCTACTAAAGAAGGTTTGCAGTCAGCAGAAAAAGTTTTAGAGTTAAAGTCGCGCCCATCGGCAGTTGTTGTTGGTAGCGATCCAATGGCTTTAGGTGTTTATAAAGCTTTTAGCAATCATCAGGTAAGCATACCAAATGACATATCAATAGTAAGTTTTGATGATGTTGAGATGACCCAATATCTGACTCCGACCTTGTCGAGTGTCTATATTAATGCTGATGAAATGGGAAAACTGGGTGTAAGATTAGCTAAAAGTATGATTAGTGAAGAAATAGGAGCTAGCATTACTGTTACTGTGCATAGTCAGTTAAAAATTAGAGAATCTATTGCAAAGAAAAAATAA
- a CDS encoding PTS sugar transporter subunit IIC, with protein MKKFLDWMQKKLVPLASMLGKNKYLTSLRDGMMIAFPATMFGAIMVILQNLPQTFGFAKFLSPGVLKFFNDFFAPVGNATMNISAMFIAFGVAYQLAGHYKQSKVFAGAISLSCFLMMTLVGTDKTQGAFFPITQLGAQGMFVAIITALVSSEIYCHISMANITIKLPDSVPPMIGQSFVAIIPGAVPLLLANIIRYVFTFTPYKDAIDFIYKVLQQPLMGLGDTLPAVLIAVFFTQLFWWFGIHGTLLVNSIIQPIMDSLALQNYNAYRNGVASAHLPHIINTTFMGVFVCQGLQLGVALLFAFWLGRSARMKTTMKTVLVPSIFNVSEPMTYGLPVVLNPVIFIPWILAPMASTAISYFAIAMGLVPRPIGATVVWSTPIFISGWLGTGSIAGAILQIIDVVVMTLIFIPFMKALDKSYLVEENKAAINK; from the coding sequence ATGAAAAAATTCCTAGATTGGATGCAGAAAAAACTAGTACCACTAGCAAGTATGCTCGGAAAAAATAAATACTTAACAAGTTTGCGTGATGGGATGATGATTGCCTTTCCAGCAACAATGTTTGGGGCAATTATGGTAATTTTACAAAATCTTCCTCAAACTTTTGGATTCGCTAAGTTTTTGTCACCTGGTGTTTTAAAATTCTTCAATGATTTCTTTGCACCGGTTGGAAATGCAACGATGAATATTTCTGCAATGTTTATTGCTTTTGGTGTTGCTTATCAATTAGCCGGACACTATAAACAATCAAAGGTTTTTGCAGGTGCAATTTCATTATCATGTTTCTTAATGATGACTTTAGTGGGTACTGATAAAACCCAAGGAGCATTTTTCCCAATTACTCAGTTGGGTGCCCAAGGGATGTTTGTGGCTATTATAACAGCTCTCGTTTCAAGTGAAATTTATTGTCATATTAGTATGGCAAACATCACCATTAAGTTACCTGATTCAGTTCCACCAATGATTGGTCAATCATTCGTAGCAATTATTCCAGGTGCAGTTCCCTTATTGCTTGCTAATATTATTCGCTATGTCTTTACTTTCACACCATACAAGGATGCAATTGACTTTATTTATAAAGTATTGCAACAACCACTTATGGGGTTAGGAGATACATTGCCAGCAGTTTTAATTGCAGTTTTCTTTACTCAATTGTTCTGGTGGTTTGGAATTCACGGTACTTTGCTTGTAAATTCAATTATTCAGCCAATTATGGATTCTTTGGCATTGCAGAACTATAACGCTTATCGTAATGGAGTTGCTTCAGCACACTTACCACATATTATTAACACTACTTTTATGGGTGTCTTTGTTTGCCAAGGATTACAATTAGGTGTTGCTTTACTCTTTGCCTTTTGGCTAGGAAGATCAGCACGGATGAAGACAACAATGAAGACTGTTTTAGTCCCATCGATCTTTAACGTTTCTGAACCTATGACTTATGGACTACCTGTTGTGTTGAACCCTGTGATCTTTATACCATGGATTTTAGCACCAATGGCTTCAACTGCTATTTCATATTTTGCAATAGCAATGGGCTTAGTACCACGTCCAATCGGTGCAACAGTTGTTTGGTCAACGCCGATCTTTATTTCAGGCTGGCTAGGAACAGGCTCAATTGCAGGAGCGATTTTGCAGATTATCGATGTAGTTGTGATGACTTTGATTTTTATTCCATTTATGAAAGCATTAGACAAGTCATATCTTGTAGAAGAAAATAAAGCAGCAATTAATAAGTAG
- a CDS encoding alpha-galactosidase — MIDVIDNKYFYLHNKEVSYLFDLLPNQQLEHLYYGEDLGELSGEDLDYISLHPNKASGTVKYSKKIKNFTLADRMQEFPTYGTSDFREGAISIEYQDEYLYPDFKYDHFKITTGKRRSLDFPASYGKDSENLTIYLIDSERQLELQLSYSIFENLSAIVRKATIINRSKRDIKITNLQSAVLDLPSDNYDFLQLSGAWIKERHIVRRPLTQGIAKAESLRGASSHQENPFIALVDKDVTNDNGNIYASNLIYSGNFISQVEVDEWGQSRLMTGINPATFTWKLSQNQVFSTPEAVLFYSNQGFNGLMKQTHNFVKKHIIDQKWQKQDRPIVVNNWEATYFDFNEAKLLNLAKEAKNLGIECFVLDDGWFGTRNSDNSSLGNWTVDKKKFPRGLDHFSTQVHKLGMKFGLWFEPEMVSADTDLYKFHPDWVVRHPYGRFSVGRSQYVLDFANPEVINNIYNQMEKVIEKAHVDYIKWDMNRNITEAYSPYLKKIGLGQGEFFHRYIQGVYKLYAKLLTRFPNLLIEGCASGGGRFDLGILFYSPQIWPSDDSDAVERLDIMSGTLLAYPLSTFSNHVSQVPNDQVKRITSLKFRQNLDCFGPLGYELDLNKLSLEEKIQIKDEIKWYKKNRKLLVNGNFDQLLKFDPSQNTYAWSVSDNNSQIIGFYRKLARPNETLDQYLPLKHLKFQQQYLINQTQIVSGKVLQSFGLREPYQFNASNPNTAQVSGDFQSYLYQIKAIDRKN, encoded by the coding sequence ATGATTGATGTAATTGATAATAAATACTTTTATTTGCATAACAAGGAAGTTTCTTACTTATTTGACTTATTACCTAACCAGCAATTAGAGCATTTATATTATGGCGAAGATTTAGGTGAGTTATCTGGTGAAGATTTAGACTATATATCCCTTCACCCAAATAAAGCTTCGGGAACAGTAAAATATTCAAAAAAAATAAAAAACTTTACACTAGCTGATCGAATGCAGGAGTTTCCAACATACGGTACAAGCGACTTTCGTGAAGGCGCCATAAGTATTGAATACCAAGATGAGTATTTATATCCTGATTTTAAATATGATCATTTTAAAATCACAACTGGAAAGCGAAGAAGTTTAGATTTTCCCGCTTCATATGGAAAGGATAGCGAAAATCTAACTATCTATTTAATCGATAGTGAGCGGCAATTAGAATTGCAACTATCTTATAGTATTTTCGAAAATTTGTCTGCGATAGTACGTAAGGCAACTATTATTAATCGAAGTAAGCGAGATATTAAAATCACAAACTTGCAAAGTGCAGTTCTTGACTTACCAAGTGATAATTATGACTTTCTTCAGCTGTCTGGTGCCTGGATAAAAGAAAGGCATATAGTGCGTCGACCTTTAACGCAAGGTATCGCGAAAGCTGAATCTCTTCGGGGAGCGTCAAGTCATCAGGAGAATCCCTTCATTGCTCTTGTGGATAAAGATGTAACAAATGATAATGGAAATATTTACGCTAGTAATTTGATTTATTCTGGTAATTTTATCAGTCAGGTAGAGGTTGATGAATGGGGACAAAGTCGCTTGATGACAGGAATTAATCCTGCGACCTTTACTTGGAAATTGAGCCAAAATCAAGTGTTTTCTACACCAGAAGCTGTCTTATTTTACAGTAATCAAGGTTTTAATGGCTTAATGAAACAGACCCATAATTTTGTTAAAAAGCATATTATTGATCAAAAATGGCAAAAGCAAGATCGACCGATTGTGGTTAATAATTGGGAAGCAACTTATTTTGATTTTAATGAAGCTAAATTACTGAATCTTGCCAAAGAAGCTAAAAATCTTGGGATTGAGTGTTTTGTTCTTGATGATGGATGGTTTGGCACACGGAATAGCGATAATAGTTCATTAGGGAATTGGACTGTGGATAAGAAAAAGTTTCCTCGAGGATTAGATCATTTTAGTACACAGGTGCATAAGCTGGGGATGAAATTTGGGTTATGGTTTGAACCAGAAATGGTTTCAGCAGATACTGACTTGTACAAATTCCATCCCGATTGGGTCGTTCGACATCCTTATGGTCGCTTCTCAGTAGGGAGAAGTCAGTATGTACTGGATTTTGCTAACCCAGAAGTCATTAACAATATCTATAATCAGATGGAAAAGGTAATTGAAAAAGCTCATGTTGACTATATTAAATGGGATATGAATCGAAATATTACTGAAGCCTATTCCCCCTACTTAAAGAAAATCGGCCTTGGTCAGGGTGAATTTTTCCACAGATATATTCAAGGAGTTTATAAGTTATATGCAAAGTTATTAACACGTTTTCCAAACTTGTTGATAGAAGGCTGCGCTAGCGGTGGTGGTCGTTTTGATTTAGGTATTTTATTTTATAGTCCGCAAATTTGGCCAAGTGATGATAGTGATGCAGTTGAAAGACTAGATATTATGTCGGGAACTTTACTTGCGTACCCATTATCTACTTTTAGTAATCATGTTTCACAGGTTCCAAACGATCAGGTAAAAAGAATAACAAGTTTGAAGTTTAGGCAGAATCTTGATTGTTTTGGTCCTTTAGGATATGAATTAGATTTAAATAAATTATCGTTAGAAGAAAAGATTCAAATTAAAGACGAGATAAAATGGTATAAGAAAAACCGTAAGCTACTAGTTAACGGCAATTTCGATCAATTGTTGAAATTTGATCCTTCTCAAAACACTTATGCATGGAGTGTAAGCGACAATAATAGCCAAATTATTGGATTCTATCGTAAACTTGCGCGTCCTAATGAAACTTTAGATCAATATCTCCCTCTTAAACATTTAAAATTTCAGCAGCAATATTTGATTAATCAAACGCAAATAGTATCAGGCAAAGTTTTACAGAGCTTTGGATTACGAGAACCATATCAATTCAATGCTTCAAATCCTAATACGGCACAAGTTAGTGGCGACTTTCAATCTTATCTTTATCAAATAAAGGCTATTGACAGAAAAAACTAA
- the trpX gene encoding tryptophan ABC transporter substrate-binding protein, translating into MKRMYGLIVILIAFLTVAFFGENHQQEANKKIPQVGVLTLMHHPALDEIYRGFKAELKSSGYVNGKNVRIDYQNANNDQSNLRTMATRLTDEQSDVLVGITTPAAQALANTTSKTPIVLGAVTDPKASGLIKNLRHPEANITGVSDAAPVSQQLDLIKEFMPNLKTLGVIYTSSDSSAVSGFHEIERECKRRQINLKSFSIANSNDLNQVSEQMFSQVDAVIVPTDNTIAGAMETLVKNGNAAKKPIFPATATMVKQGGLATYSVNQYKLGKMTGKMTVALLKGKKVSSLPIERVKKGEPVINLKEAKELNLQVPQKFLRECQRNGVVYR; encoded by the coding sequence ATGAAAAGAATGTATGGACTAATAGTAATTTTAATAGCTTTTTTGACAGTAGCTTTTTTTGGAGAAAATCATCAGCAAGAAGCTAATAAAAAAATTCCACAAGTTGGCGTTTTGACCTTAATGCATCACCCAGCTCTTGACGAAATATATCGAGGCTTCAAGGCAGAATTAAAATCGTCTGGTTATGTGAATGGGAAGAATGTTCGAATTGATTATCAAAATGCTAATAATGACCAAAGTAATTTGCGCACCATGGCTACGAGATTAACTGATGAGCAATCTGATGTACTGGTTGGGATTACTACACCTGCTGCACAAGCTTTAGCAAATACCACTAGTAAAACGCCTATTGTTTTAGGTGCAGTAACAGATCCGAAGGCGAGTGGCTTAATAAAAAATCTAAGACATCCTGAAGCGAATATAACCGGTGTGTCAGATGCAGCTCCCGTTAGTCAGCAATTAGATTTAATCAAAGAATTTATGCCAAATCTAAAGACTTTAGGAGTAATTTATACTTCAAGTGATTCTTCTGCTGTTAGTGGTTTTCATGAAATTGAACGTGAATGTAAAAGAAGACAGATAAATTTAAAGTCTTTCTCAATAGCAAACAGCAATGATCTTAATCAGGTATCAGAGCAAATGTTTAGTCAGGTAGATGCGGTAATTGTGCCAACTGATAACACAATTGCAGGGGCAATGGAGACTTTAGTTAAAAATGGAAATGCGGCTAAAAAGCCTATTTTTCCAGCTACTGCAACTATGGTTAAGCAAGGAGGCCTTGCAACGTATAGTGTTAACCAGTATAAGCTAGGAAAGATGACTGGAAAAATGACCGTTGCTCTTTTAAAAGGAAAAAAGGTCAGTTCATTGCCTATAGAGAGAGTTAAAAAAGGAGAACCTGTAATTAACTTAAAAGAAGCAAAAGAACTGAATTTACAAGTACCGCAAAAGTTCTTGAGAGAGTGTCAGAGAAATGGAGTTGTATATAGATGA
- a CDS encoding ABC transporter permease, which yields MNLIVSAIGQGLLWALLGLGLYLIFRILNFADMTVEGTFPLGAAVAVANLAHGISPYLATFLALIAGMAAGLVTGLLYTKGKIPILLAGILTMTAIYSINLRIMGGSNISLIGKKTLLNNEFLKSLPQYFNSVVLGIIVVAIITIILVFFLNTDFGQAFIATGDNPKMAKSLGIHTDSMVIIGLMLSNGIVALCGALIAQNNGYADINMGIGTIVIALASIIIGEVAFGELTLNQRLVAVTLGSIIYRLILLAVLQLGFSANDLNLISSIVLAICMMLPQLEKIVHLKKPIERGVKKHD from the coding sequence ATGAATTTAATCGTATCTGCAATTGGGCAAGGATTATTATGGGCTTTGCTTGGTTTAGGACTATATTTAATATTTAGAATTTTAAATTTCGCTGATATGACAGTTGAGGGAACATTTCCATTGGGAGCAGCAGTTGCTGTAGCCAATCTTGCTCATGGAATTTCGCCATATTTAGCTACTTTCTTAGCACTAATTGCTGGAATGGCGGCAGGACTAGTGACTGGCTTGCTTTATACTAAGGGAAAGATTCCAATTTTACTTGCCGGAATTTTAACTATGACTGCAATCTATTCCATTAATTTACGAATTATGGGTGGTTCTAATATTTCGTTAATTGGTAAAAAGACGCTACTTAATAATGAGTTTTTAAAATCTCTACCCCAATATTTCAATAGTGTGGTTTTAGGAATTATAGTTGTAGCAATTATTACGATAATTTTAGTTTTCTTTTTAAATACAGACTTTGGTCAAGCTTTTATTGCTACTGGTGATAATCCTAAGATGGCTAAATCATTAGGAATTCATACGGATTCAATGGTAATTATTGGGTTAATGCTCTCAAATGGAATCGTAGCTTTATGCGGAGCTTTGATTGCACAAAATAATGGTTATGCAGATATCAACATGGGAATTGGAACTATTGTTATTGCGTTAGCTTCAATAATTATTGGTGAGGTAGCATTTGGTGAATTAACGCTAAATCAAAGACTAGTGGCTGTGACGTTAGGAAGTATTATTTATCGCTTGATTTTATTAGCAGTCTTACAATTAGGATTTTCAGCTAATGACTTGAATTTAATTTCTTCTATTGTTTTGGCTATCTGCATGATGCTACCGCAATTAGAAAAAATTGTACATTTGAAAAAGCCGATAGAAAGAGGTGTGAAGAAGCATGACTAA
- a CDS encoding ABC transporter ATP-binding protein translates to MTKPILELRNVKTTVKTADGEIVPILKGINLEIRAGDFITIIGTNGAGKSTLFNTIAGSLRPDSGTIFHNGQDITKMSEEKRTQFIGRVFQDPKMGTAPRMTVAENLLLATKRGKRRFLKIRKLKQNLPRFKKLASVMNNGLENRLNTFVEGLSGGQRQALSFLMATIEKPDILLLDEHTAALDPHTSENLLSVTDKQIKENKLTALMITHHMEDALKYGNRLLVLKDGKVKADIDEEKKKNLKVSDLYNYFED, encoded by the coding sequence ATGACTAAGCCAATTTTAGAATTAAGAAATGTTAAAACTACTGTTAAGACGGCTGATGGTGAAATTGTTCCTATTTTGAAAGGGATTAATCTAGAAATTAGGGCTGGTGATTTTATTACAATTATTGGAACTAATGGTGCGGGCAAGTCTACACTCTTTAATACTATTGCAGGGAGTTTAAGACCTGATAGTGGAACGATTTTTCATAATGGACAAGACATTACTAAGATGAGTGAAGAAAAACGGACGCAATTTATTGGACGCGTCTTCCAGGATCCTAAGATGGGAACCGCGCCAAGAATGACAGTAGCAGAAAATCTTCTGTTAGCGACTAAGAGAGGTAAACGAAGATTTTTAAAAATCAGAAAACTCAAACAAAATTTACCACGTTTTAAAAAGCTAGCATCAGTTATGAACAATGGCTTAGAGAATCGCTTAAACACCTTTGTAGAGGGACTATCAGGTGGTCAAAGACAAGCTTTAAGCTTTTTAATGGCAACAATTGAGAAACCTGACATTTTATTGCTAGATGAACATACTGCTGCTTTAGATCCCCACACTAGTGAAAACTTATTATCGGTAACGGATAAGCAAATTAAAGAAAATAAGTTGACTGCTTTGATGATTACGCACCATATGGAAGATGCTTTAAAATATGGAAATCGACTTTTAGTTTTAAAAGATGGAAAAGTTAAGGCAGATATTGATGAAGAAAAGAAGAAAAATTTAAAAGTAAGTGATCTTTATAACTACTTTGAAGATTAA